In the genome of Gadus chalcogrammus isolate NIFS_2021 chromosome 21, NIFS_Gcha_1.0, whole genome shotgun sequence, one region contains:
- the LOC130374123 gene encoding kelch repeat and BTB domain-containing protein 11-like — protein sequence MLVSSDRVPGGTLPAPQNPAELDELSPLTSENCYERLALAKRQGLVDLKERCYAFMSDHFLAVLRTPAVYGRLTAGEREHVLARRLGGKRLLAVAEVDEAQDRVLGGGSRPPSRDSSRPQSPLDPQSPLEPQSPPGSSPSPEDPPQHRRHIFCYEEQTKEWRALTALPEQVSTRGAGMCTLYNYLFVAGGLVRGGGGSRASDRVFCYNPLTDAWSEARPLTQARAQLKLVAVDGHLFAVGGECLFTVERYDPRVDRWTPVAALPRGAFAVAHEATACGGDLFVSGGSLFYRLLRLDARRGEWEECAFNDSRKKSTDMVAHGSSIYRFDVNRAHSSVNVCKYNTVVRAWHDGASHALEAAQPFRCAVLGDRIFCVNRSHVLQFEVGGGRERFLPEVLETPAGARGALVPFVLSLGQSD from the coding sequence ATGTTGGTGAGCAGCGACCGGGTCCCGGGGGGGACTCTCCCCGCCCCGCAGAACCCCGCAGAACTGGACGAGCTGTCGCCCCTTACGTCGGAGAACTGCTACGAGCGACTGGCTCTGGCCAAGAGGCAGGGCCTGGTGGACCTGAAGGAGCGCTGCTACGCCTTCATGAGCGACCACTTTCTGGCGGTGCTGCGGACCCCCGCGGTGTACGGGCGCCTCACGGCGGGGGAGCGGGAGCACGTGCTGGCGCGGCGCCTGGGCGGCAAGAGGCTGCTGGCCGTGGCGGAGGTCGACGAGGCGCAGGACAGGGTGCTGGGGGGCGGCAGCAGACCCCCCAGCCGGGACAGCAGCCGACCCCAGAGCCCCCTGGACCCCCAGAGCCCCCTGGAGCCCCAGAGCCCCCCGGGGTCGAGCCCGTCCCCGGAGGACCCGCCGCAACACCGACGTCACATTTTCTGCTACGAGGAGCAGACAAAGGAGTGGCGCGCGCTGACCGCGCTGCCGGAGCAGGTGAGCACGCGCGGCGCGGGCATGTGCACGCTCTACAACTACCTGTTCGTGGCGGGGGGGCTGGTcagggggggcggcggcagcAGGGCGTCGGACCGCGTCTTCTGCTACAACCCGCTGACAGACGCCTGGAGTGAGGCACGCCCCCTGACGCAGGCGCGCGCTCAGCTTAAGCTCGTAGCCGTGGACGGCCACCTGTTCGCGGTGGGCGGAGAGTGCCTGTTCACGGTGGAGCGCTACGATCCGCGCGTGGACCGCTGGACCCCCGTGGCGGCGCTGCCCAGAGGCGCGTTCGCGGTGGCGCACGAGGCGACTGCGTGCGGGGGGGACCTGTTCGTGTCCGGCGGCTCGCTCTTCTACCGCCTGCTGCGCCTCGACGCGCGGCGCGGTGAGTGGGAGGAGTGCGCCTTCAACGACAGCCGGAAGAAGTCAACGGACATGGTGGCGCACGGGAGCTCCATTTACCGCTTCGACGTAAACCGCGCGCACAGCAGCGTGAACGTTTGCAAGTACAACACGGTGGTGAGGGCGTGGCATGACGGCGCGTCCCATGCGCTCGAAGCCGCGCAGCCGTTCCGCTGCGCCGTGCTGGGGGACCGCATCTTCTGCGTCAACAGGTCCCACGTGCTGCAGTTCGAGGTGGGCGGGGGCCGGGAGCGCTTCCTCCCGGAGGTCCTCGAGACCCCGGCCGGAGCCCGCGGGGCGCTGGTCCCCTTCGTCCTCTCTCTCGGCCAATCAGACTGA
- the LOC130374125 gene encoding C-C chemokine receptor type 6-like, protein MDDNTLNGTELNASDPYDYDYDSRELNVNETDYGLTALCPMSNNSRVESAVRPYLHPLICALGLAGNGLVLLTYAFSRRPRSPTDVYLLNVAVSDLLFVAALPLITYNELWAWPMGTAACKLLRGAYSVNLYSCMLLLACVAADRYLAIVHAPRRLRLRSLLYSRAVCGAVWVLALACSLPTLLYHQAYRPSHMTWVTGEGEDGGGEDGEDGGGGGGDPVCSLRFSDPRTARLMRVLVPGAQMAVGFLLPLAVMVFCYAQVVARLLRAHTFQRHRAVRVVLAVVAAFLACHLPYNAALLCQTLGLFREQSCREAEVEQVVLTVTESLAFLHCCVNPLLYAFLGVKFRSNLKRLGARLWGPRGRRAQRGLASRATSDSCASSRRSVTSTSFDI, encoded by the coding sequence ATGGACGACAACACGCTCAACGGGACGGAGCTCAACGCCAGCGACCCGTACGACTACGACTACGACAGCAGAGAGCTCAACGTCAACGAGACCGACTACGGCCTCACAGCGCTGTGTCCCATGAGCAACAACAGCAGGGTGGAGTCGGCCGTGCGACCGtacctccaccccctcatcTGCGCGCTGGGGCTGGCGGGGAACGGCCTGGTCCTCCTCACCTACGCCTTCTCCCGCCGGCCGCGCTCCCCGACCGACGTGTACCTGCTCAACGTGGCCGTGTCCGACCTGCTCTTCGTGGCGGCGCTGCCCCTCATCACCTACAACGAGCTGTGGGCGTGGCCCATGGGCACGGCGGCCTGCAAGCTGCTGCGCGGCGCCTACAGCGTCAACCTGTACAGCTgcatgctgctgctggcctgCGTGGCGGCCGACCGCTACCTCGCCATCGTCCACGCGCCGCGCCGCCTCCGCCTGCGCTCGCTGCTCTACAGCCGCGCCGTCTGCGGCGCCGTCTGGGTCCTGGCCCTCGCCtgctccctccccaccctcctctacCACCAGGCCTACCGGCCCTCCCACATGACGTGGGTGACGGGGGAGGGCGAggacggcggcggcgaggacggcgaggacggcggcggcgggggcggcgacCCGGTCTGCTCCCTGCGGTTCTCGGACCCCCGGACGGCCCGTCTCATGAGGGTCCTGGTGCCCGGCGCCCAGATGGCCGTGGGCTTCCTCCTGCCGCTGGCGGTGATGGTGTTCTGCTACGCCCAGGTGGTGGCGCGGCTGCTGCGTGCCCACACCTTCCAGCGGCACCGCGCGGTGCGGGTGgtgctggcggtggtggcggcgttCCTGGCGTGCCACCTGCCCTACAACGCCGCGCTGCTGTGCCAGACGCTGGGCCTGTTCCGGGAGCAGAGTTGccgggaggcggaggtggagcaggtggtGCTGACGGTGACGGAGAGcctggccttcctccactgCTGCGTCAACCCGCTGCTCTACGCCTTCCTGGGGGTGAAGTTCAGGAGCAACCTGAAGCGGCTGGGGGCGCGGCTCTGGGGTCCGCGCGGCCGGAGGGCCCAACGCGGCCTCGCCTCCAGGGCCACCTCCGACTCCTGCGCCTCCTCCCGCCGCTCCGTCACCAGCACCTCCTTCGACATCTGA